A genome region from Mycobacterium sp. 3519A includes the following:
- a CDS encoding mycofactocin-coupled SDR family oxidoreductase, whose protein sequence is MSGRLSGKVALITGAARGIGRAQAVRFAQEGADVIALDVCGPVETVVVPPSTAADLEETMRQVDDAGGGVHGEVVDVRDLSAVQAATERGIHRFGGLDVVCATAGITSRAMAVDMSESTWRTMLDVNLTGVWHTCRASAPHLIARGGGAMVLTSSIAGLRGLFAVAHYTAAKHGLVGLMRSLAHELAPHNVRVNSVHPTNVDTPLIQNDAVSSAFRPDLDRTPTRAEFAEAARSMNLLAVPWIDAVDVANAALFLASDEARYITAVALPVDAGATQR, encoded by the coding sequence ATGAGCGGCCGGCTTTCCGGGAAGGTGGCCCTGATCACGGGCGCGGCGCGGGGGATCGGTCGGGCGCAGGCGGTGCGCTTCGCACAGGAGGGTGCCGACGTCATCGCGCTGGACGTGTGCGGACCCGTTGAGACCGTGGTTGTCCCGCCCAGCACCGCGGCCGATCTCGAGGAGACGATGCGACAAGTGGACGACGCGGGTGGCGGCGTACACGGCGAAGTCGTGGACGTTCGGGATCTGTCCGCGGTCCAAGCCGCCACCGAGCGCGGGATCCACCGATTCGGCGGACTCGACGTGGTGTGTGCGACCGCGGGCATCACGTCACGCGCCATGGCAGTCGACATGAGCGAAAGCACTTGGCGCACGATGCTCGACGTGAATCTCACCGGGGTATGGCACACGTGCAGGGCCAGTGCGCCACACCTGATCGCGCGGGGTGGTGGCGCGATGGTGTTGACGAGTTCCATCGCCGGGCTGCGCGGCCTGTTCGCCGTCGCGCACTACACCGCCGCCAAACACGGGCTGGTCGGATTGATGCGGAGCCTCGCCCATGAGCTCGCACCGCACAACGTCCGGGTGAACTCCGTACACCCCACCAACGTGGACACGCCGCTGATCCAGAACGACGCCGTCAGCAGTGCCTTCCGGCCCGACCTGGATCGAACGCCGACACGGGCCGAGTTCGCCGAGGCTGCGCGATCGATGAATCTGCTTGCGGTGCCGTGGATCGACGCAGTCGACGTCGCGAACGCCGCACTGTTTCTGGCATCCGACGAAGCACGCTATATCACCGCCGTAGCGCTGCCCGTCGATGCGGGTGCCACCCAACGATGA
- a CDS encoding mycofactocin-coupled SDR family oxidoreductase, which produces MSGLDGKVVLVTGAARGTGRVHCERFADEGADVIAVDTASAEEELAVTAIEVVKRGRRCVTNLADVADFDQMRDAVDVGVGDLGRLDVIVANAGIHLTGAPTWELSPLDWQRTLDINLTGVWHTVKAGVPHIGDGGSVVIISSTNGIRASANTAHYTASKHAVVGLARTLANELGASRIRVNTIHPGAVATPMVLNDVTFKRLRPDLPDPTAEDAAEVLAARNLLPVPWVEPVDIANAAVFLASDQGRYITGAQLVVDAGLTQKTT; this is translated from the coding sequence ATGTCCGGATTGGACGGCAAGGTTGTGCTGGTCACCGGCGCGGCGCGCGGTACGGGTCGGGTCCACTGTGAGCGGTTCGCAGATGAGGGCGCCGACGTCATCGCGGTCGACACCGCGTCGGCCGAGGAGGAGTTGGCCGTTACGGCAATCGAGGTCGTCAAGCGCGGTCGGCGTTGCGTGACAAATCTTGCCGACGTCGCCGACTTCGACCAAATGCGCGACGCAGTCGACGTCGGTGTCGGCGACCTCGGCCGGTTGGACGTGATAGTCGCCAACGCGGGCATCCACCTGACAGGCGCACCCACCTGGGAGCTCAGTCCGCTGGACTGGCAGCGCACATTGGACATCAACCTCACCGGTGTGTGGCACACAGTCAAGGCGGGCGTGCCACACATCGGGGACGGCGGCTCGGTCGTGATCATCAGCTCCACCAATGGAATCCGCGCTTCGGCGAACACCGCGCACTACACGGCGAGTAAACACGCAGTGGTGGGGCTGGCGCGGACTCTGGCAAATGAGCTGGGTGCCAGCCGGATTCGGGTGAACACCATCCACCCCGGCGCGGTGGCAACCCCGATGGTGCTCAACGACGTGACGTTCAAGCGGCTGCGGCCCGACTTGCCGGATCCGACTGCCGAAGACGCCGCCGAAGTACTCGCGGCACGCAATCTTCTGCCTGTGCCGTGGGTTGAGCCCGTCGACATCGCCAACGCCGCGGTATTCCTGGCCTCCGATCAAGGACGCTATATCACCGGCGCTCAGCTTGTCGTCGACGCCGGCCTGACGCAGAAGACGACATGA
- a CDS encoding NAD(P)/FAD-dependent oxidoreductase, producing the protein MESTADEAIDAVVVGAGFAGLYALHKLRSQGYEVRVIEAAPEVGGTWYFNRYPGARCDVESVDYCYSFSDELQQEWSWTEKYATQAEILAYINWVADKLDLRRDITFNTRVVSALLDERTLRWTVTTDGGETLTARFCLMATGPLSAPMTPDFDGLETFAGDIFHTAHWPHEEVDFTGKRVAVIGTGSSGIQSIPVIAEQASALYVFQRTPNYSVPAGNKPLTDQDVADVKANYAERRRLSWRSGGGSPHIAHPKLTMEASPEERRAAFEKRWELGGVLFSKTFSDQMLTIEANEEARKFYEEKVRAVIDDPDVADLLIPTDHPIGTKRICTDSNYFQTFNKPHVRLISVRNTPIESIDTTGINTSQAHYDVDVIVLATGFDAMTGALGKIDIVGRGGETLRDDWKDGPRTYLGLGVDGFPNLFIISGPGAPAVLANMVLHAEAHVNWIADAIGYLDEHSYTAIEATADAVDNWGVELAQRAEATLFTKANSWYMGANVPGKPRGFMLFLGGFATYNDICAEVANAGYKGFTLIKTS; encoded by the coding sequence GTGGAGAGCACAGCCGACGAAGCGATCGACGCCGTTGTGGTGGGCGCAGGGTTTGCGGGTCTGTACGCACTGCACAAGCTGCGGTCGCAGGGGTATGAGGTACGGGTCATCGAGGCGGCCCCCGAGGTGGGCGGAACGTGGTACTTCAACCGCTATCCCGGCGCACGCTGCGACGTGGAGAGCGTGGACTACTGCTACTCGTTCTCCGACGAGTTGCAGCAGGAATGGTCCTGGACCGAGAAGTACGCCACGCAAGCCGAGATTCTGGCGTACATCAACTGGGTCGCCGACAAGTTGGATCTGCGCCGCGACATCACCTTCAACACACGAGTGGTCTCCGCCTTGCTCGACGAACGGACGCTGCGGTGGACGGTGACCACCGACGGCGGCGAAACGCTCACCGCGCGTTTCTGTCTGATGGCCACCGGTCCGCTGTCGGCGCCGATGACGCCGGACTTCGACGGTCTCGAGACATTCGCAGGCGACATCTTTCACACGGCCCATTGGCCACATGAGGAGGTGGACTTCACCGGCAAGCGAGTCGCGGTGATCGGCACCGGGTCGTCGGGCATTCAGTCGATCCCGGTGATCGCCGAGCAGGCATCGGCACTCTACGTCTTCCAGCGCACCCCGAACTACAGTGTCCCGGCGGGCAACAAGCCGTTGACCGACCAGGATGTCGCCGACGTGAAGGCGAATTACGCTGAGCGGCGCAGGCTTTCCTGGCGCAGCGGCGGCGGGTCGCCGCACATCGCCCACCCCAAGTTGACCATGGAAGCCTCGCCCGAGGAGCGCCGGGCAGCGTTCGAAAAGCGGTGGGAACTGGGCGGTGTGCTGTTCTCCAAGACCTTCAGCGATCAGATGCTGACCATCGAGGCCAACGAGGAAGCGCGCAAGTTCTACGAAGAAAAGGTCCGGGCAGTGATCGACGACCCGGATGTCGCCGACCTGTTGATTCCGACGGATCATCCGATCGGTACCAAGCGGATCTGCACTGACAGCAACTACTTTCAGACGTTCAACAAGCCGCACGTAAGACTGATCAGCGTGCGCAATACTCCGATCGAATCGATCGATACGACCGGAATCAACACCTCACAGGCCCACTATGACGTCGATGTGATCGTGCTCGCCACCGGCTTCGACGCGATGACGGGGGCGCTGGGCAAGATCGACATCGTCGGCCGTGGCGGTGAAACCCTGCGTGACGACTGGAAGGACGGTCCGCGCACCTATCTGGGTCTTGGCGTCGACGGATTCCCGAACCTGTTCATCATCTCCGGTCCGGGAGCGCCTGCCGTGCTCGCCAACATGGTGCTGCACGCCGAGGCCCACGTGAACTGGATCGCCGACGCCATCGGTTACCTCGACGAGCACTCATACACCGCGATCGAGGCCACCGCCGACGCGGTGGACAATTGGGGCGTCGAACTCGCTCAGCGCGCCGAGGCGACGTTGTTCACGAAGGCGAATTCCTGGTACATGGGGGCCAATGTGCCGGGCAAACCGCGGGGCTTCATGTTGTTCCTCGGCGGATTCGCGACCTACAACGACATCTGCGCCGAAGTCGCCAACGCCGGCTACAAAGGCTTCACTCTCATCAAAACGTCCTGA
- a CDS encoding 2Fe-2S iron-sulfur cluster binding domain-containing protein: MAEDTEHGATAAEAIVAVQLDGHLHSLQWPRDKSLVDTMLDAGIDAPHSCREGHCGSCVATLVSGKVEMASCDILEPEDLAEGLILGCQARPVTDNVRIEY; the protein is encoded by the coding sequence ATGGCAGAAGACACCGAACACGGCGCCACCGCCGCCGAGGCCATCGTCGCGGTGCAACTGGACGGCCACCTGCACAGCTTGCAGTGGCCGCGCGACAAGAGCCTGGTCGACACGATGCTCGACGCCGGTATCGATGCGCCCCACTCGTGCCGGGAAGGCCACTGCGGTTCCTGCGTCGCCACCCTGGTATCGGGCAAGGTCGAGATGGCGTCGTGCGACATCCTCGAACCGGAGGATCTGGCAGAAGGACTCATTCTCGGATGTCAGGCGCGGCCGGTAACGGACAATGTCCGAATCGAGTACTGA
- a CDS encoding acyl-CoA dehydrogenase family protein: MSDRVLDRVIEMADQFREQATEAEKIGRLTDSTVKAMKSAGSIRLLQPKSHAGYEVHPREFAETVMATAALDPAAGWINGVVGVHPYQLAYADPRVADEVWADDVDTWVASPYAPQGVAKPVDGGYLFNGRWQFSSGTDACDWIILGAMLGDADGKPLMPPQMLHMILPRKDYEIVEDSWDVVGLRGTGSKDVIVKDAFVPSYRTMDAMKVMDGTAQREAGMTEPLYLMPWSTMFPLGISSATIGIAEGALAAHLDYQRERVGANGTAIKDDPYVMYAVGEATADINAARQELLANADRIYDMVAAGKDVSFEDRAAGRRTQVRAVWRAVAAVDQIFGRSGGNALRMDKPLQRYWRDAHAGLAHAIHVPGTVYHASALSSLGVDPQGPLRAMI, encoded by the coding sequence ATGAGCGACCGGGTACTCGACCGGGTCATCGAGATGGCCGACCAGTTTCGCGAGCAGGCCACCGAAGCCGAGAAGATCGGCCGGCTGACCGACAGCACGGTGAAGGCCATGAAATCCGCCGGGTCGATTCGACTGTTGCAGCCGAAGAGCCACGCCGGCTATGAGGTCCATCCGCGCGAGTTCGCCGAAACGGTGATGGCAACCGCCGCATTGGATCCGGCGGCCGGTTGGATCAACGGCGTGGTGGGGGTCCACCCGTATCAGTTGGCATATGCCGACCCACGGGTGGCCGACGAGGTGTGGGCCGACGACGTCGACACCTGGGTGGCTTCGCCATACGCACCGCAAGGTGTGGCCAAACCCGTGGACGGTGGTTACCTCTTCAATGGCAGGTGGCAGTTCAGCTCCGGCACCGATGCCTGCGACTGGATCATTCTCGGGGCCATGCTCGGGGACGCCGACGGTAAGCCGCTGATGCCGCCTCAGATGCTGCACATGATCCTGCCGCGCAAGGACTACGAGATCGTCGAGGATTCGTGGGATGTCGTCGGTCTGCGCGGCACCGGTTCCAAAGACGTCATCGTCAAGGACGCATTCGTGCCGTCGTACCGCACGATGGATGCGATGAAAGTCATGGACGGCACCGCGCAACGCGAGGCCGGCATGACCGAGCCGCTGTATCTGATGCCCTGGTCGACGATGTTCCCGCTCGGGATCAGCTCGGCGACCATCGGCATCGCCGAGGGTGCACTGGCCGCACACCTGGACTACCAACGGGAACGGGTCGGCGCCAACGGCACGGCCATCAAGGACGACCCCTATGTGATGTATGCGGTCGGCGAGGCCACCGCCGACATCAACGCAGCACGCCAGGAACTGTTGGCCAACGCCGACCGGATCTACGACATGGTCGCCGCGGGCAAAGACGTCAGCTTCGAGGACCGTGCGGCGGGCCGGCGTACCCAGGTGCGCGCGGTGTGGCGCGCCGTCGCCGCCGTCGACCAGATCTTCGGCAGGTCCGGTGGCAACGCGCTTCGCATGGACAAGCCCTTGCAACGGTATTGGCGCGATGCGCATGCAGGCCTGGCGCACGCCATCCACGTGCCGGGCACCGTCTATCACGCGTCCGCGCTGAGTTCACTGGGCGTCGATCCGCAGGGTCCTCTGCGAGCGATGATCTGA
- the bphC gene encoding biphenyl-2,3-diol 1,2-dioxygenase yields MTDPHLIKSLGYVTVSATDIDRWRHFAFRTLGFAEGSGPDPDSLYLRMDERAARIVVVPGDRDRIVAVGWEVRDHRALEQLKSRLTGAGVVVKELSLEEADARRVEEVITFDDPAGTTLEIFHGAVLDHSPVVTPFGARFVTGDQGLGHVVVPAMDVNGLFEFYTGVLGFRSRGAFRVPAPPEFGPVRVRFLGINERHHSLAICPAAGVRDPGLVHMMVEVDSLDTVGQALDRVNADGFQLSSTLGRHTNDKMVSFYVRAPGDWDIEFGTDGMRVDETYYTAEEITADSYWGHQWVSDLPAAMRP; encoded by the coding sequence ATGACCGACCCCCACCTCATCAAGAGCCTCGGCTACGTCACCGTCTCGGCCACAGACATCGACCGGTGGCGGCACTTCGCTTTCAGAACCCTCGGATTCGCGGAGGGCTCCGGTCCCGACCCCGACTCGCTCTACTTGCGGATGGACGAGCGCGCCGCCCGCATCGTCGTCGTCCCCGGTGACCGCGACCGAATCGTCGCAGTCGGCTGGGAAGTGCGTGACCATCGGGCATTGGAACAGCTGAAGAGCAGACTGACCGGGGCGGGCGTCGTCGTCAAAGAGCTTTCGCTCGAGGAAGCCGACGCGCGTCGAGTCGAGGAGGTCATCACCTTCGACGATCCGGCGGGCACCACGCTCGAGATATTCCACGGCGCAGTGCTCGATCACAGCCCCGTCGTGACCCCGTTCGGTGCCAGGTTCGTCACCGGTGATCAAGGTCTTGGCCATGTGGTGGTGCCCGCCATGGACGTCAACGGGCTGTTCGAGTTCTACACCGGCGTGCTCGGCTTCCGCTCGCGCGGCGCGTTCCGGGTGCCTGCGCCGCCGGAGTTCGGGCCCGTGCGGGTCCGGTTCCTCGGCATCAACGAACGCCACCACAGCCTGGCTATCTGTCCGGCGGCGGGCGTGCGGGATCCGGGTCTGGTGCACATGATGGTTGAGGTCGACAGCCTGGACACGGTCGGCCAAGCCCTCGACCGCGTCAACGCCGACGGGTTCCAACTCTCTTCGACGCTGGGACGGCACACCAACGACAAGATGGTGTCGTTCTACGTCCGCGCGCCCGGCGACTGGGACATCGAGTTCGGCACCGACGGCATGCGGGTCGACGAAACGTATTACACCGCTGAGGAAATCACCGCCGACAGCTACTGGGGCCACCAGTGGGTCAGCGACCTGCCTGCGGCGATGCGGCCATGA
- a CDS encoding FAD-dependent oxidoreductase: MTAEADIYPTPAGEVETWDFEADVVIAGYGVAGAAAAVEAATAGADVLVVERTGGWGGAAAMAGGFIYLGGGTGLQKACGFDDSIEDMATFLNAAMGPGADQNRVGDYCAGSVDHFDWLVRCGVPFKPEFWGEPGWEPPGDQGLMFTGGENAHPFNTLAKPAPRGHIPQMANKRAGEASAGYMLMKPLVDTATSLGVRAIYDVHATSLVVQSDGHVAGLVARQYGKPLAIRARRGVVLASGSFAYNDAMLAQYAPRLVGRPAASIEQHDGRAIRMAQALGADLAHMDATEVAFLIDPQQTARGILVNGRGQRYVPEDMYSGRIGQLTLYHQDDTAYLIIDGDAQEEAMSATSATPFLKRPASWICETVAELEVQIGLPPGALQATVSAYNDAAARGEDPLLHKKAEWLKPIGTPVGAIDLRGSCAGFTLGGLQTTLDSEVLHVSGAPIPGLYAAGRCTAGVAAWGYASGISLGDGSFYGRRAGRSAAKG; the protein is encoded by the coding sequence ATGACAGCGGAGGCCGACATCTACCCCACGCCGGCCGGCGAGGTCGAAACTTGGGACTTCGAAGCCGATGTCGTGATCGCGGGCTACGGAGTCGCCGGCGCAGCGGCGGCGGTCGAAGCCGCCACGGCAGGCGCGGACGTGTTGGTCGTCGAACGCACCGGCGGGTGGGGCGGAGCCGCCGCGATGGCAGGCGGGTTCATCTATCTCGGCGGTGGCACCGGGCTGCAAAAAGCATGTGGCTTCGACGATTCCATCGAAGACATGGCCACGTTTCTGAACGCGGCGATGGGGCCGGGCGCCGATCAGAATCGCGTCGGTGATTACTGCGCGGGAAGCGTCGACCATTTCGACTGGCTGGTGCGCTGCGGCGTCCCGTTCAAGCCGGAGTTCTGGGGCGAACCCGGCTGGGAACCGCCAGGCGATCAGGGCCTGATGTTCACCGGCGGCGAGAACGCCCACCCTTTCAACACGCTCGCCAAACCCGCTCCGCGCGGCCACATTCCGCAGATGGCCAACAAGCGCGCAGGGGAAGCCAGTGCCGGCTACATGCTGATGAAGCCGCTGGTCGACACCGCAACGTCGCTGGGCGTGAGGGCCATCTACGACGTCCACGCAACGTCTTTGGTGGTGCAGTCCGACGGCCACGTCGCGGGACTCGTCGCCCGCCAATACGGCAAGCCGCTCGCGATTCGCGCGCGCCGTGGTGTCGTTCTCGCCTCCGGCAGCTTTGCATACAACGACGCGATGCTTGCGCAGTACGCACCGCGGCTCGTCGGACGTCCAGCTGCGTCGATCGAACAGCATGACGGGCGGGCGATCCGGATGGCGCAGGCTCTCGGCGCGGATCTCGCTCACATGGACGCCACCGAGGTGGCGTTCCTGATCGACCCCCAGCAGACCGCCCGCGGCATCCTGGTCAACGGCCGCGGCCAGCGGTACGTCCCCGAAGACATGTACTCCGGTCGCATCGGGCAGCTGACGCTCTACCACCAAGACGACACCGCGTACCTGATCATCGATGGCGATGCGCAAGAGGAGGCGATGTCCGCCACCTCGGCGACACCCTTCCTCAAGCGCCCCGCGTCGTGGATCTGCGAAACGGTGGCCGAACTCGAAGTCCAGATCGGACTTCCGCCCGGTGCGCTGCAAGCCACCGTCAGCGCGTACAACGACGCCGCCGCACGTGGCGAGGACCCGTTGCTGCACAAGAAAGCTGAATGGTTGAAGCCGATCGGCACACCCGTCGGTGCGATCGATCTACGCGGCAGTTGCGCGGGTTTCACGCTCGGCGGGCTGCAGACCACGCTGGACTCCGAGGTGCTGCACGTCAGTGGCGCGCCGATCCCCGGTCTGTATGCGGCAGGCCGCTGCACGGCCGGTGTCGCGGCGTGGGGCTATGCCAGCGGTATCTCCCTTGGTGACGGCAGCTTCTACGGTCGCAGAGCCGGCCGCTCGGCCGCCAAAGGCTGA
- a CDS encoding IclR family transcriptional regulator yields MTATLESPVPSESAEACTPSAVIDRVSLVLDAFDGPGRLTLAQIVRRTGLPRSSAHRMLERLVKLRWLRRNGRDYELGMRLVELGSLAVHQDRLVRAATPMLHELHRATGLVAHLAVLDGADVVYLDKVGDRMTAAIPTRVGGRQPAHCTGVGKAILAYADALDDVDLSLRKTKYSISTRAQLTAELAKVRAHGVAFEREESLPGFGCVAAPIGSPGEAVAAVSVCGPLNRMTFDHRLVAPVRMTAMGIWRNVEDGPQRVAPTLQQMRPLRPGPPLQYA; encoded by the coding sequence ATGACAGCGACCCTGGAATCCCCTGTCCCCAGCGAAAGCGCGGAGGCCTGCACCCCAAGTGCGGTCATCGACCGGGTGTCGTTGGTCCTCGACGCGTTCGACGGACCGGGCCGCCTGACGCTTGCCCAGATCGTGCGCCGCACCGGTCTGCCTCGCTCGTCGGCACATCGGATGCTCGAGCGGCTGGTGAAGCTGCGTTGGCTGCGCCGCAACGGACGCGACTACGAACTCGGTATGCGGCTGGTCGAACTGGGTTCACTGGCCGTCCATCAGGACCGTCTCGTGCGCGCAGCCACGCCCATGCTTCACGAACTACACCGCGCGACTGGGCTGGTTGCCCACCTGGCCGTGCTCGACGGGGCCGACGTCGTTTACCTGGACAAGGTTGGCGACCGGATGACCGCCGCGATCCCGACCAGGGTCGGCGGGCGCCAGCCGGCCCACTGCACCGGGGTCGGCAAGGCGATCCTGGCCTACGCCGACGCACTCGACGACGTCGACCTGTCCCTGCGTAAGACCAAGTACTCAATCAGCACGCGAGCGCAACTCACCGCCGAGCTGGCCAAGGTTCGCGCTCACGGCGTGGCGTTCGAGCGCGAGGAATCGCTGCCTGGATTCGGCTGTGTGGCAGCACCTATCGGTTCCCCCGGGGAAGCGGTGGCGGCTGTCTCAGTGTGCGGACCCTTGAACCGCATGACATTCGACCACCGTCTGGTAGCTCCGGTGCGGATGACCGCGATGGGGATCTGGCGCAACGTCGAGGACGGTCCGCAGCGGGTTGCGCCTACGCTGCAGCAGATGCGTCCGCTGCGCCCCGGCCCGCCGCTGCAGTACGCATGA
- a CDS encoding alpha/beta hydrolase, whose product MTLDPQIADLIEALDGGFPPVHTMTGAQARAAIRSRFVPPAEPEPVGRVEDRVVPGTAGDIDVRIYRPSGVVPDGGWPVMVFAHGGGWVFCDLDSHDGLCRDFTNRIPAVVVSVAYRLAPEHPWPAAAEDMYAATQWATEHAAQIGGDPGRVVVGGDSAGGNLAAVTALMTRDRSGPVLAGQLLLYPVIGATFDTKSYHQFGRGFYNPREALRWYWDQYVPNPSDRLHPYASPLSADLSGAAPAVIVLNGHDPLRDEGVAYADALAAAGVPTVRCDYTGAVHGFMTMPMLNIAHDARRRVCAELAALLDPDRRVAQ is encoded by the coding sequence ATGACCCTTGATCCGCAGATCGCAGATCTGATCGAAGCGCTCGACGGCGGCTTCCCGCCAGTCCACACCATGACTGGTGCGCAGGCCCGTGCCGCCATTCGGTCCCGCTTCGTGCCACCGGCCGAACCAGAACCTGTCGGCCGCGTCGAGGATCGGGTGGTGCCCGGCACTGCCGGTGACATCGACGTCCGGATCTATCGTCCCTCAGGCGTCGTGCCAGACGGCGGCTGGCCGGTCATGGTGTTCGCCCACGGCGGCGGCTGGGTTTTCTGCGACCTCGACAGCCACGACGGATTGTGCCGCGACTTCACCAATCGCATTCCCGCCGTTGTGGTTTCGGTGGCCTATCGACTGGCCCCCGAACACCCGTGGCCAGCCGCCGCCGAAGACATGTACGCCGCGACCCAGTGGGCAACCGAACATGCGGCCCAGATCGGCGGTGATCCGGGTCGGGTCGTTGTCGGCGGAGACAGCGCGGGCGGCAATCTGGCTGCGGTGACAGCGCTGATGACTCGCGACCGGTCGGGGCCGGTGTTGGCGGGACAATTGCTGCTCTATCCGGTCATCGGCGCCACGTTCGATACGAAGTCTTACCACCAGTTCGGGCGCGGGTTCTACAACCCCCGGGAAGCGCTGCGTTGGTATTGGGATCAATACGTGCCCAATCCGTCGGATCGCCTGCACCCGTACGCTTCTCCGCTATCGGCGGATCTGTCCGGAGCGGCTCCCGCGGTCATCGTGCTCAACGGGCACGATCCGCTCCGCGATGAAGGCGTCGCCTATGCCGACGCTCTGGCGGCCGCGGGGGTGCCCACCGTTCGCTGCGACTACACCGGTGCTGTACACGGTTTCATGACGATGCCAATGCTCAACATTGCCCATGACGCACGGCGGCGGGTATGTGCGGAATTGGCGGCGCTGCTCGATCCCGACAGACGCGTTGCTCAGTGA
- a CDS encoding NADH:flavin oxidoreductase: MSADGRHPFTPVKLGPVTLRNPTIKAATSEGRSPEGLVTDELIAFHRAFAEGGVGMTTVAYCCVAPEGASAPGQIVMSPRALPGLRRLTDAVHDAGAAVSAQLGHAGVVAHKKLTGVTPVAPSRFINPASMAYCREISRAEIGAVIDRFGAAARVAVDAEFDAVELHFGHLYLPSSFLSPLINRRKDDYGGDIDNRSRLCREIARRVRDVVGDRIAVIAKLNMDDGVPGSIWVTEALRTAQLLDADATLDAIELTQGSSVFKPMFLFRGDIPVKEFAEVMPQPMRTGIRFIGKWAMGDYPYEDLYMLPNARQFVPVVRNTKLILLGGITNRDHLETGLAEGFDLVAMGRALLREPDLVNRMIADPSTRSRCTHNNKCMVTVFGRTHCVLDPDQRYGPVASLSERTTAASLSEPVTSH; the protein is encoded by the coding sequence ATGAGCGCAGATGGGCGACACCCGTTCACCCCCGTCAAGCTCGGCCCGGTAACACTGCGGAATCCCACGATCAAAGCCGCGACCTCGGAGGGCCGCTCACCCGAAGGTCTGGTCACCGACGAGTTAATCGCGTTCCATCGCGCTTTCGCCGAAGGCGGCGTCGGCATGACGACTGTGGCCTACTGCTGCGTGGCCCCCGAGGGCGCCAGCGCGCCCGGCCAAATCGTGATGAGCCCGCGCGCACTGCCCGGCCTACGCCGCCTCACGGATGCGGTGCACGATGCGGGCGCGGCGGTCTCGGCGCAACTGGGTCATGCCGGCGTGGTGGCCCACAAGAAGCTCACGGGCGTCACGCCGGTGGCGCCGAGCCGGTTCATCAACCCGGCGTCGATGGCCTATTGCCGTGAGATCTCCCGTGCCGAGATCGGCGCTGTCATAGACCGGTTCGGTGCCGCAGCCAGGGTAGCCGTAGACGCCGAATTCGACGCCGTCGAACTGCATTTCGGCCATCTGTACCTACCCAGCTCGTTCCTCAGCCCGCTCATCAACCGACGCAAGGATGACTACGGCGGGGATATCGACAACCGGTCGAGGCTCTGCCGCGAGATTGCGCGCCGGGTGCGTGATGTGGTGGGCGACCGGATCGCGGTGATCGCCAAGCTCAACATGGACGACGGGGTGCCCGGCAGCATCTGGGTGACCGAGGCGCTTCGCACCGCGCAGTTGCTCGACGCCGATGCGACCTTGGACGCGATCGAGTTGACCCAGGGCTCTTCGGTGTTCAAGCCGATGTTCCTGTTCCGTGGCGATATTCCGGTCAAGGAATTCGCGGAGGTCATGCCGCAACCGATGCGCACAGGTATCCGGTTCATCGGCAAGTGGGCGATGGGCGATTATCCGTACGAAGACCTCTACATGCTGCCTAACGCACGCCAATTCGTTCCCGTGGTACGTAATACCAAGCTGATCTTGCTCGGCGGAATCACCAACCGCGATCACCTCGAAACCGGCTTGGCGGAAGGTTTTGACTTGGTGGCGATGGGGCGGGCACTACTACGCGAACCGGACCTGGTCAACCGGATGATCGCCGACCCGTCCACACGCAGTCGGTGCACGCACAACAACAAGTGCATGGTGACGGTGTTCGGGCGCACCCACTGTGTGCTGGACCCCGATCAGCGTTACGGCCCCGTCGCGTCCCTATCGGAGCGCACCACCGCAGCCAGTCTATCCGAGCCTGTCACGAGTCACTGA